Proteins from a genomic interval of Methanofollis formosanus:
- a CDS encoding methanogenesis marker 16 metalloprotein, which yields MKTISEIRERVRDGNAVVLTASEFKRRVRDGERPGPGDVDVVTCGTCGVMSGTAALLSVPVAPPGTFGRAEAVRLNGVPAYPGPCPNERLGLVDMIVYGTAHLGARYGGGHLFADLAAGKEVHVEVDARGRTYEAEVTLDDCGTDRLFTTRGAFKNYTAFVNCSAASEETIFSVTGLKGSCAEASVSGCGEISPVENDPALRVLGPGARVLLNGAPGLVMGEGTRSTPEKPNLSVFAEMKGMDPCTCGGFVTAAGPECITSIAAPIPVLDQASIDALSVLDEEVALPIADIKDRRPFTRTTYAEVWKGTDHEVVYDPSSCLFCEPCRATAICPTGAFIAGKGIDPCLCASCGACAVACTGGAVRADLGTLDVAGLTVPITMRQSDRKKAEKLCVRLKGALLDGSFEL from the coding sequence ATGAAGACGATCTCTGAGATCCGGGAACGGGTCAGGGATGGGAATGCCGTCGTCCTGACTGCATCGGAGTTCAAGAGACGGGTCAGAGACGGGGAACGTCCGGGGCCCGGAGACGTGGACGTGGTCACCTGCGGGACCTGCGGGGTGATGTCGGGGACCGCCGCCCTCCTCTCGGTCCCGGTCGCGCCGCCCGGCACCTTCGGCCGTGCCGAGGCGGTGAGGCTCAACGGGGTTCCGGCCTATCCTGGCCCCTGCCCGAACGAACGTCTCGGCCTCGTCGATATGATCGTCTACGGCACGGCCCATCTGGGGGCACGCTATGGCGGCGGCCACCTCTTTGCCGACCTTGCGGCAGGGAAAGAGGTCCATGTGGAGGTCGATGCGAGAGGGCGGACCTATGAAGCCGAGGTCACCCTCGACGACTGCGGCACCGACCGCCTCTTTACCACCAGGGGCGCCTTCAAGAACTACACCGCCTTTGTAAACTGCTCTGCTGCGTCGGAAGAGACGATCTTCTCGGTGACCGGCCTGAAGGGCTCCTGTGCCGAGGCCTCGGTCAGCGGGTGCGGCGAGATCAGTCCGGTGGAGAACGACCCCGCGCTCAGGGTGCTGGGGCCCGGCGCGCGGGTGCTGCTGAACGGGGCCCCCGGTCTGGTGATGGGCGAGGGGACGAGGAGCACACCGGAAAAACCGAACCTCTCGGTCTTTGCCGAGATGAAAGGGATGGACCCCTGCACCTGCGGCGGTTTTGTCACGGCCGCAGGCCCCGAGTGCATCACCAGCATCGCCGCCCCGATCCCGGTGCTGGACCAGGCCTCGATCGACGCCCTCTCGGTGCTGGACGAGGAGGTCGCCCTCCCGATCGCCGATATCAAGGACCGGCGACCCTTTACGAGGACCACCTACGCGGAGGTCTGGAAGGGGACCGATCACGAGGTGGTCTATGATCCTTCGTCCTGCCTCTTCTGCGAACCATGCCGGGCAACGGCGATCTGCCCGACCGGCGCCTTTATCGCCGGAAAAGGGATCGACCCCTGCCTCTGCGCCTCGTGCGGGGCCTGTGCGGTTGCCTGTACGGGGGGCGCGGTCCGTGCCGACCTCGGCACCCTCGACGTCGCCGGTCTGACGGTCCCGATCACCATGCGGCAGTCAGACCGGAAGAAGGCTGAAAAACTCTGTGTGCGTCTCAAAGGCGCTCTCCTGGACGGATCATTTGAATTATAG
- a CDS encoding (Fe-S)-binding protein, producing the protein MGWTPPGKNCGLCGARTCEAFMEMVAAGERSLADCPFSAGEACIAAPDAIYTGRDIVGNTYDFIIDPLPGEPSARKIILPFRPDLVEKWEIAEGEIVVGRPMGAGCPVQHVIRVIEADPVTGVITGHVVGPQFSRGQEYHDLRAYHMLGFEGMATHLSSPPVFGKRQRFLPGFCMMALAHTGVTNMIVERPEGLHVRVEDVII; encoded by the coding sequence ATGGGGTGGACACCGCCCGGAAAAAACTGCGGGCTCTGCGGGGCGCGGACTTGCGAGGCGTTCATGGAAATGGTCGCCGCAGGGGAACGGTCTCTCGCCGACTGCCCCTTCTCCGCGGGTGAGGCATGTATCGCCGCCCCCGATGCGATCTATACGGGGCGGGACATCGTCGGCAATACCTACGACTTCATCATCGACCCGCTCCCCGGCGAACCCTCGGCCCGAAAGATCATCCTTCCCTTCAGGCCCGACCTGGTTGAGAAGTGGGAGATCGCGGAGGGCGAGATCGTCGTCGGCCGCCCGATGGGTGCCGGGTGTCCGGTCCAGCATGTGATCCGGGTGATCGAGGCCGATCCGGTCACCGGTGTGATCACCGGTCATGTCGTCGGCCCGCAGTTCTCGCGGGGTCAGGAGTACCACGATCTCAGGGCCTATCATATGCTCGGGTTCGAGGGGATGGCCACTCATCTCTCGTCTCCTCCGGTCTTCGGAAAGCGCCAGCGCTTCCTCCCCGGATTCTGCATGATGGCCCTTGCCCATACCGGGGTTACCAATATGATCGTGGAGCGTCCAGAGGGGCTGCATGTGCGGGTGGAGGACGTCATCATATGA
- a CDS encoding GTP-binding protein, giving the protein MKLVVIAGPPSAGKTAVVRQVLRNLGTGETAAYLKIDVVRAFEDEELATEFGIPTRKVYSGDLCPDHAGIMVMADALRWAEKEEASVLIVESAGLCLRCSPYVTQALGIVVLSAISGTHAPLKMGPMIALADVAVVTRIDLVSQAEKEVFREGIREVAPGIEIVETNAVQGTGMRYLLQRIAEAEEVQDAATVELRGVPPLGVCTVCVGKKEIGWQHHFGVVRRLGDAGTLFRGD; this is encoded by the coding sequence ATGAAACTGGTCGTTATTGCCGGACCCCCTTCGGCCGGCAAGACGGCGGTCGTCCGCCAGGTTCTCAGGAACCTCGGGACCGGGGAGACAGCGGCCTACCTCAAGATCGACGTCGTCCGGGCCTTCGAGGACGAGGAACTTGCAACTGAGTTCGGCATTCCGACACGGAAAGTCTACTCAGGCGACCTCTGCCCCGACCATGCCGGGATCATGGTGATGGCCGACGCCCTCAGGTGGGCAGAGAAGGAAGAGGCGTCCGTCCTCATCGTCGAGTCCGCAGGCCTCTGTCTCCGGTGTTCGCCGTACGTCACCCAGGCCCTCGGGATCGTCGTCCTCAGCGCCATCTCCGGCACCCACGCCCCCCTCAAGATGGGGCCGATGATCGCCCTCGCCGACGTGGCGGTCGTCACCAGGATCGACCTCGTCTCCCAGGCCGAGAAGGAGGTCTTCAGGGAGGGGATCAGGGAGGTGGCGCCCGGGATCGAGATCGTGGAGACGAATGCCGTACAGGGAACCGGCATGCGCTATCTGCTCCAGAGGATCGCAGAGGCCGAAGAGGTGCAGGACGCTGCCACCGTCGAACTTCGCGGCGTCCCGCCCCTCGGCGTCTGCACCGTCTGCGTCGGCAAGAAAGAGATCGGGTGGCAGCACCATTTTGGGGTCGTCAGGAGACTCGGGGACGCGGGCACCCTCTTCCGGGGTGATTAG
- a CDS encoding ATP-binding cassette domain-containing protein gives MDLQVTEITVLPGKDKNGETEHFDRIVIRSGETLAIVGPTGSGKSAFINDIEVFARDDTVTGRTVLVNGAIPPDDYVRDPAKKPIALITQNTKCLADLKVAEFLEMHVRSRKIEGDEIISETIALANEFTGEKIMPEARMTSLSGGQTRSLMVADAIFVGSTPVIILDEVENAGIFKDRVIEVLRRYQKAVVFVTHDPLVALMCDRRVVMRNGTVVRVIEHTGEEEEALSVVKKMDGILCRLRERIRAGEALTGGVQAL, from the coding sequence ATGGATCTGCAGGTCACCGAGATCACCGTCCTCCCGGGGAAGGACAAGAACGGCGAGACCGAGCACTTCGACCGGATCGTGATCAGATCGGGGGAGACCCTCGCGATCGTCGGGCCGACCGGATCGGGGAAGAGTGCATTCATCAACGACATCGAAGTCTTTGCCAGGGACGACACCGTCACCGGTCGGACCGTCCTCGTCAACGGAGCGATACCTCCCGACGATTATGTACGCGACCCGGCGAAAAAACCGATCGCCCTCATCACCCAGAACACCAAATGCCTCGCCGACCTCAAAGTAGCGGAGTTTCTTGAGATGCATGTCAGGTCGCGAAAGATCGAAGGGGACGAGATCATCAGCGAGACGATCGCCCTTGCAAACGAGTTCACCGGCGAGAAGATCATGCCTGAGGCGCGGATGACCTCCCTCTCAGGCGGGCAGACCAGATCCCTGATGGTCGCGGACGCGATCTTCGTCGGAAGCACGCCGGTGATCATCCTCGACGAGGTCGAGAATGCCGGGATCTTCAAGGACCGGGTGATCGAGGTGCTCCGGCGCTACCAGAAGGCGGTGGTCTTCGTCACCCACGACCCCCTCGTCGCCCTGATGTGCGATCGAAGGGTCGTGATGCGGAACGGGACGGTCGTCAGGGTCATCGAACACACAGGCGAGGAAGAGGAGGCTCTCTCTGTAGTGAAAAAGATGGACGGCATCCTCTGCCGTCTCAGGGAGCGGATCCGTGCCGGCGAGGCCCTCACCGGCGGGGTGCAGGCACTATGA
- a CDS encoding uracil-xanthine permease family protein: MSRRPEDLVYSVDERPPASVAVPFTLQFVVQHVALSLMIPIIIVAAIGGPPEMTAALLSSLLIAEGVGTALQALRRRGIGCGYLMPNACDESFLVATLHAAQAGGLALAFGMTAVAGLLQMGLSRVVRELRVLFPPEVMGMVITVLGFSLIPFGIQSFLGMTGEASAVGMVPAGVGVAALTLTVLVISPRFGEKYEANAIIVALAVGLGASYLLGLYPADALDRVMVAPLLQAPDISYFGWSFDLRLLPIFLIAVIATTIQTITNVTIGQRVNDAAWVRPDMENIRDGIFTMGLTNVFAGAIGSPGVSTASSELGISVASRITSRFIGFLFGGALVVCAFVPKATTAFSLVPIYVIGAVVIYICAFLIMVGITTMLSRMMDTRKVLVIGISLVFGLSVQFVPYVFEDVPPIFEPVFASSITLATITAIVLNLAFRFGIRQEESVVLEPGSAAAREIEAFLQRKGEEWGAREEVVVRAAAAATEIAEGTMGCLTDGPVEVSASFDELNLDLALSYTGQAMAFPSSRPTEEEMLEDDRGFAAFAWYMAGRYADTARSAEEDGRCRVFLHFDH, translated from the coding sequence ATGAGCAGGCGACCTGAAGACCTTGTGTACAGCGTCGACGAACGCCCGCCCGCCTCGGTGGCGGTGCCTTTCACCCTCCAGTTCGTGGTCCAGCACGTCGCTCTCTCCCTGATGATCCCGATCATCATCGTCGCGGCTATCGGGGGCCCGCCCGAGATGACGGCCGCTCTCCTCTCGTCCCTCCTCATCGCCGAGGGGGTGGGCACCGCCCTTCAGGCCCTCCGGAGGCGCGGTATCGGGTGCGGTTACCTGATGCCGAACGCCTGCGACGAGTCCTTCCTGGTGGCGACCCTCCACGCCGCCCAGGCCGGGGGCCTCGCCCTTGCGTTCGGAATGACCGCCGTCGCCGGTCTTCTCCAGATGGGTCTCTCGCGAGTCGTCAGGGAACTGCGTGTCCTCTTCCCGCCCGAGGTGATGGGAATGGTCATCACCGTCCTCGGTTTCTCTCTGATTCCCTTCGGGATACAGAGTTTTCTCGGGATGACCGGCGAGGCAAGCGCGGTCGGGATGGTCCCTGCGGGAGTCGGTGTAGCGGCCCTCACCCTTACGGTCCTCGTCATATCACCCAGATTCGGCGAGAAATATGAAGCGAACGCGATCATCGTCGCCCTTGCCGTCGGCCTTGGTGCGAGTTATCTTCTCGGCCTGTACCCCGCCGACGCCCTTGACCGGGTGATGGTGGCCCCTCTCCTCCAGGCCCCCGACATCTCGTACTTCGGGTGGTCCTTCGACCTGCGTTTGCTTCCGATCTTTCTCATCGCCGTGATCGCGACGACGATCCAGACGATCACCAACGTGACGATCGGGCAGCGGGTGAATGACGCCGCCTGGGTCAGGCCCGACATGGAGAACATCAGGGACGGCATCTTCACGATGGGACTCACGAACGTCTTTGCCGGCGCGATCGGATCGCCGGGTGTCTCCACCGCATCGTCGGAACTCGGCATCTCGGTCGCCTCCCGCATCACAAGCCGATTCATCGGTTTCCTCTTCGGGGGAGCACTCGTCGTCTGCGCCTTTGTCCCGAAGGCGACGACCGCCTTCTCCCTGGTGCCGATCTATGTCATCGGTGCGGTCGTCATCTACATCTGCGCTTTCCTGATCATGGTGGGGATCACGACGATGCTCTCCAGGATGATGGATACCCGGAAGGTGCTGGTCATCGGTATTTCCCTTGTCTTTGGTCTCTCGGTCCAGTTTGTTCCGTACGTCTTCGAGGACGTGCCCCCGATCTTCGAACCGGTCTTTGCCTCCTCGATCACCCTGGCCACCATCACCGCCATCGTGCTCAACCTCGCCTTCAGGTTCGGCATCAGGCAGGAGGAGAGCGTCGTGCTTGAACCGGGGTCGGCCGCGGCCAGGGAGATCGAGGCCTTCCTCCAGCGTAAAGGGGAGGAGTGGGGCGCCCGCGAGGAGGTGGTCGTCCGCGCCGCCGCCGCCGCCACCGAGATCGCGGAGGGCACGATGGGGTGCCTCACCGACGGACCGGTCGAGGTCTCGGCTTCCTTCGACGAACTGAACCTCGACCTCGCCCTCAGTTATACCGGGCAGGCGATGGCCTTCCCATCCTCCCGTCCGACCGAGGAGGAGATGCTCGAAGACGACCGGGGTTTTGCCGCCTTTGCGTGGTATATGGCCGGGCGGTACGCCGATACCGCCCGGAGCGCAGAGGAAGACGGGCGGTGCCGTGTCTTCCTCCATTTTGACCACTGA
- a CDS encoding solute carrier family 23 protein produces MKLPDLVYRSDDRPPWSVTLVLAVQHLFLFVIGLQIVTALASVAGIEVNDLLVLIGGIAIAAGAATIVNAVGYRGAGVRYLVPYTLSAAYLGPMVLAVKTGGLSLLFGMTAVTGLVQVGFSRYISRLRRYFPVEIAGMILLMLGIMLISHIMPAFMGKYGAGSGTDIASVVTSVLLLGFLVMVYVYGRGMLRTAGIMLGICAGWFIAAATGAFGPAEIAEIAAAPLFAFPDPTQIGWSFDAALLLPFLVAGFCTVFNDLGTFTLCQVSTNQEWQRPDFENIEKGVLVTGLATTFSGLIGGAGVGASPAAVGVSIANGAFSRIIGVVTGVLLILIGCSPLLVRLMTSLPPSVLAAISLFAVSFIIVSGLAIISSRMLDSRRSLVIGVPLAIGVGIDLVSDKIVGMNDLLSQTFGISLTVAALLAILLNALYQVGVKDTVEFFHDPAVASPADVNHAMMRAARVWGARKEVFSRAVRAVQTCIKDIETQGLTEDPVRVIMRFDEFNLEIFVSYLTRRSGERGRLTTGAGRMADESDLSCRCTLHLHFDQ; encoded by the coding sequence GTGAAACTGCCGGACCTGGTATACCGATCAGACGACCGTCCACCATGGTCCGTCACGCTGGTGCTCGCCGTCCAGCACCTCTTCCTCTTCGTGATCGGCCTTCAGATCGTCACCGCCCTTGCCAGCGTCGCGGGTATCGAGGTTAACGACCTTCTCGTCCTGATCGGCGGCATCGCGATCGCCGCGGGTGCGGCGACGATCGTGAATGCCGTCGGGTACCGGGGGGCCGGCGTCCGGTACCTTGTGCCGTACACCCTTTCGGCCGCATACCTCGGGCCGATGGTCCTCGCGGTCAAGACGGGCGGCCTCTCACTCCTTTTCGGCATGACGGCGGTGACCGGTCTCGTCCAGGTCGGGTTCTCGCGGTACATCTCCCGTCTCAGGAGGTACTTCCCGGTCGAGATCGCCGGGATGATCCTCCTCATGCTCGGCATCATGCTCATCAGCCATATCATGCCCGCGTTCATGGGGAAGTACGGTGCCGGCTCCGGCACCGACATCGCCTCGGTCGTCACAAGCGTCCTCCTCCTCGGTTTTCTCGTCATGGTCTATGTCTATGGAAGGGGGATGCTCAGGACCGCCGGGATCATGCTCGGCATCTGTGCTGGCTGGTTCATCGCCGCCGCCACCGGCGCCTTCGGTCCGGCCGAGATCGCTGAAATCGCCGCCGCCCCTCTCTTTGCCTTTCCTGACCCTACTCAGATCGGCTGGTCCTTCGACGCCGCGCTCCTCCTGCCCTTCCTTGTCGCCGGGTTCTGCACTGTCTTCAACGACCTCGGCACCTTCACCCTCTGCCAGGTGAGCACTAACCAGGAATGGCAGCGGCCGGACTTCGAGAACATCGAGAAGGGCGTGCTCGTCACCGGCCTTGCCACCACCTTTTCCGGCCTGATCGGCGGTGCCGGTGTCGGGGCGTCGCCCGCGGCCGTTGGGGTCTCGATCGCGAACGGGGCCTTCTCCCGGATCATCGGAGTCGTCACCGGCGTCCTTCTCATCCTCATCGGGTGCTCGCCCCTCCTCGTCAGGCTCATGACCTCTCTGCCGCCATCCGTCCTTGCCGCCATCTCCCTCTTTGCAGTCTCCTTCATCATCGTCTCAGGGCTTGCGATCATCTCCTCGCGCATGCTTGACTCCAGGCGTTCCTTGGTCATCGGCGTCCCGCTGGCGATCGGCGTCGGGATCGATCTGGTCTCTGACAAAATCGTCGGGATGAATGACCTCTTATCCCAGACCTTTGGGATCTCTCTCACCGTCGCCGCGCTCCTTGCGATCCTCCTCAATGCCCTGTACCAGGTGGGGGTAAAGGACACGGTGGAGTTCTTCCATGACCCGGCGGTCGCTTCGCCTGCCGACGTAAACCACGCGATGATGAGGGCGGCCAGGGTATGGGGGGCACGCAAAGAGGTTTTTTCCCGGGCGGTCAGGGCAGTGCAGACCTGTATCAAGGACATCGAGACCCAGGGACTGACGGAAGACCCGGTGCGGGTGATCATGCGTTTCGACGAGTTCAATCTGGAGATCTTCGTCTCGTACCTCACGCGGCGGTCCGGCGAGAGGGGGCGGCTGACGACCGGTGCCGGCAGGATGGCCGATGAAAGCGATCTTTCGTGCAGGTGCACGCTCCACCTGCACTTCGACCAGTAG
- a CDS encoding ATP-NAD kinase family protein has product MTTIGLVINPLAGLGGAVGLKGTDGTAAEARRRGAVPRAEARAVEALRALRAFPIRFLTSAGAMGADALDAAGINDFRIVHVPEGLETTAEDTRAAVRACVDADVDLVLFCGGDGTARDVAAAAGETPILGIPAGVKMYSGVFVVRPAAVAEVLAGDYALREAEVMDIDEEAYRQGDLQARLYATARVPFLPGHVQSGKEVSFGNEAAALDGIARFMADLIQAGGCVALGAGGTTTAIAREVGIEATLLGVDLIVGGKLVVADTDEATLLAQIRKAGRCRIIVSPIGAQGAVIGRGTGPITPAVLRAAGPENLVVVATPGKLDATPTLFVDTGDPALDAVFGETILVICGYHSARRMPLVRSSGDS; this is encoded by the coding sequence ATGACGACGATCGGCCTGGTTATCAACCCCCTCGCCGGCCTCGGCGGCGCGGTCGGCCTGAAGGGGACGGACGGAACGGCCGCCGAGGCGCGGCGACGGGGGGCGGTACCGCGGGCAGAGGCGCGTGCCGTCGAGGCACTCCGCGCTCTCCGGGCATTTCCAATCCGTTTCCTCACCTCTGCCGGGGCGATGGGGGCCGACGCCCTTGACGCCGCGGGCATCAACGACTTCAGGATCGTCCATGTACCCGAGGGTCTGGAGACGACGGCTGAGGACACCCGTGCCGCGGTCAGGGCCTGTGTCGATGCTGACGTCGATCTCGTCCTCTTCTGCGGCGGCGACGGCACGGCGCGGGACGTTGCGGCGGCCGCGGGAGAAACACCAATCCTCGGGATCCCCGCGGGGGTGAAGATGTACTCGGGGGTCTTTGTGGTACGGCCCGCGGCGGTGGCCGAGGTGCTTGCCGGCGACTATGCTCTCCGCGAGGCTGAGGTGATGGACATCGACGAGGAGGCGTACCGGCAGGGCGACCTGCAGGCCCGCCTCTATGCGACAGCCAGGGTGCCCTTCCTCCCCGGTCATGTGCAGTCCGGCAAAGAAGTTTCTTTCGGGAACGAGGCCGCCGCCCTCGACGGCATCGCCCGGTTCATGGCCGACCTGATCCAGGCGGGCGGGTGCGTGGCCCTCGGGGCCGGGGGCACCACCACCGCGATCGCGCGGGAGGTCGGGATCGAGGCGACCCTGCTCGGCGTGGACCTGATCGTCGGCGGAAAACTTGTCGTCGCCGACACCGACGAGGCGACGCTCCTCGCGCAGATCAGGAAGGCGGGCCGGTGCCGGATCATTGTCAGCCCGATCGGAGCGCAGGGGGCGGTCATCGGCCGGGGCACAGGACCGATCACTCCCGCCGTGCTCAGGGCCGCGGGGCCTGAGAACCTCGTCGTCGTCGCCACGCCCGGCAAACTCGACGCAACACCAACACTCTTCGTGGACACCGGCGACCCCGCCCTCGACGCCGTCTTCGGGGAGACGATCCTGGTCATCTGCGGCTACCATAGTGCGAGACGGATGCCCCTGGTCAGGTCTTCAGGGGATTCGTAA
- a CDS encoding class I SAM-dependent methyltransferase, whose translation MHLRQDRDQNREQMADISFRIMAILFKIRDWFRPPDRLLDLIGIREGMVVVDYGCGPGRYISGASRRVGGAGRLYAVDIHELAVEAVKRLVKEERLTNVFPILARGYDSGLPDGTADLVYALDMFHMIRDPATFLGELRRITKPDGVLVIDDGHQPRKTTQKKIRASGLWEIKEENEAYLRCHPK comes from the coding sequence ATGCATCTCCGCCAGGACAGAGATCAAAACCGGGAACAGATGGCCGACATCAGTTTCCGTATCATGGCGATCCTCTTCAAGATCAGAGATTGGTTCAGACCGCCCGACCGTCTCCTGGACCTGATCGGGATCAGGGAGGGAATGGTCGTGGTGGACTATGGCTGCGGCCCGGGGAGGTATATATCAGGGGCATCCAGGCGGGTCGGTGGGGCCGGGCGTCTCTATGCTGTCGATATCCATGAACTGGCGGTCGAGGCAGTAAAAAGACTGGTGAAGGAAGAGAGGCTTACCAATGTCTTCCCGATCCTCGCCCGGGGCTACGACTCTGGTCTCCCGGACGGGACCGCCGACCTCGTCTATGCCCTCGATATGTTCCACATGATCCGGGATCCGGCCACCTTCCTCGGAGAACTCCGCAGGATCACAAAACCCGACGGCGTGCTGGTCATCGACGACGGCCACCAGCCGCGCAAGACCACCCAGAAAAAGATCCGTGCTTCGGGGCTGTGGGAGATCAAGGAGGAAAACGAGGCATATCTACGGTGCCACCCAAAATAG